In Acidianus brierleyi, one genomic interval encodes:
- a CDS encoding U6 snRNA-associated Sm-like protein LSm6 — MQAKVENPLKNLRAAVNKVVLVKLKDGSEYIGKLEQTDGTMNLVLRDCTELTEGSSEAIAKYGRVLIRGSNILFVSVDYESIMTKEK, encoded by the coding sequence TTGCAAGCGAAAGTAGAGAATCCGTTAAAGAATTTGAGAGCAGCTGTAAATAAAGTAGTCCTTGTAAAACTTAAGGATGGATCAGAATATATAGGAAAATTAGAGCAGACTGATGGTACTATGAACTTAGTTTTACGTGATTGTACTGAACTTACTGAAGGATCTAGCGAGGCAATTGCTAAGTATGGAAGAGTATTAATTAGAGGTAGCAATATATTATTTGTAAGCGTAGACTATGAAAGTATAATGACAAAAGAAAAGTAA
- a CDS encoding methionine adenosyltransferase, producing MKNINVQLARISSMDRLEVELVERKGTGHPDYIADSASEEASRKLSLYYLKNYGTILHHNLDKTLVVGGQANPVFKGGDVLQPIYIIVAGRATTEVRTESGIDNIPIGTIIVESVKDWIKSHFRYLDSEKHVIVDYKVGKGSTDLVGIFEKSKSTPLSNDTSFGVGFSPYSTLENLVFQTERTLNSKDVKLELPEVGEDIKVMGLRKGNEIQLTIAMATISELIEDAQHYISIKEQVREKVLDLAHNLAPNYDVKVNINTGDKPESGIYYLTVTGSSAEHGDDGMTGRGNRGVGLITPMRPMSLEATAGKNPVNHVGKIYNVLANLIAKKVTDDTHVLNTQVEILGQIGRPIDDPLIVNVEVNSGDGKIDNNLKNEINGIVEEYLASFNKITELILDGKVMLF from the coding sequence ATGAAAAATATAAACGTGCAACTGGCTAGGATATCTAGTATGGATAGGCTTGAAGTAGAGCTAGTAGAACGTAAGGGAACTGGACATCCAGATTATATCGCCGATTCAGCATCAGAAGAAGCAAGTAGAAAGCTTTCATTATATTATCTAAAGAATTATGGAACAATATTACATCATAATCTTGACAAGACATTAGTAGTAGGTGGGCAAGCTAATCCAGTATTTAAGGGTGGAGACGTATTACAACCAATTTATATTATAGTTGCAGGTAGAGCTACTACTGAAGTTAGAACAGAAAGTGGAATAGATAATATACCAATTGGAACTATTATAGTAGAGAGTGTTAAAGACTGGATAAAATCTCATTTTAGATATTTAGATTCAGAAAAACATGTTATAGTAGATTATAAGGTAGGTAAAGGTTCTACTGATCTTGTGGGTATATTTGAGAAAAGCAAATCCACTCCACTATCTAATGATACTAGCTTCGGTGTAGGGTTTTCACCTTATTCTACGCTAGAAAATTTAGTATTTCAGACAGAAAGAACGTTGAATTCTAAAGATGTTAAATTAGAACTTCCAGAAGTCGGAGAAGATATAAAAGTTATGGGTCTAAGAAAGGGTAATGAAATCCAACTAACCATTGCAATGGCAACTATAAGTGAATTAATAGAAGATGCACAACACTATATATCGATTAAAGAGCAAGTTAGAGAGAAGGTTTTAGATCTAGCCCATAATCTTGCACCTAACTATGATGTAAAAGTGAATATAAATACTGGTGATAAACCAGAATCTGGTATCTATTATCTGACAGTTACTGGTTCTTCCGCAGAGCATGGAGATGATGGAATGACTGGAAGAGGAAATAGAGGTGTAGGTCTAATTACACCTATGAGACCGATGTCGTTAGAAGCTACTGCAGGTAAAAATCCAGTTAATCATGTAGGAAAGATCTATAATGTATTAGCCAATCTTATTGCGAAAAAAGTTACAGACGATACTCATGTTCTTAATACTCAAGTAGAAATATTAGGTCAAATTGGCAGGCCTATTGATGATCCATTGATAGTTAATGTTGAAGTAAATTCTGGCGATGGGAAAATTGATAATAATTTGAAGAATGAGATAAATGGAATAGTAGAAGAGTATCTAGCATCATTTAATAAGATAACAGAATTAATATTAGACGGAAAAGTTATGCTCTTTTGA
- a CDS encoding cbb3-type cytochrome c oxidase subunit I, with amino-acid sequence MKEKLPIFSVFSIMTALMIALGWSEATAANTWDLLAYYGISKLNVISDQIAFGILWHSIVYMTWMPAVASLYFLIPILANKPLYSDRMGRISALLYLIFSNNVPIHHLYMVNLPVGIKVLEEVLTFAVVVPSMMTFFNLWATTKGAKINLNLISVWISIAFAGSIAAGVTGIANGDLSFDSIIHDSMWVVGHFHAMIFFSIVPAGFATLYYMVPALTGRQWYSNKLGWIHMVGYVIGTVMIVVGFDDLGLEGLMRKAEIFPLIPAYITPEILASAGAFIADTATLLWLGNLVLTLLKEELEILRI; translated from the coding sequence ATGAAAGAGAAATTGCCTATATTTTCAGTATTTTCAATAATGACTGCGCTTATGATAGCTTTAGGTTGGAGTGAGGCAACTGCGGCAAATACATGGGACTTATTAGCATATTATGGTATATCAAAGCTAAATGTAATTTCTGATCAAATAGCGTTCGGTATATTATGGCATTCAATAGTATACATGACCTGGATGCCTGCAGTAGCATCATTATACTTTCTTATTCCTATTTTGGCTAATAAGCCTCTATATAGTGATAGAATGGGAAGAATTTCAGCACTGCTTTATCTAATATTTTCAAATAACGTTCCAATACACCACTTATACATGGTAAACTTACCAGTAGGAATAAAAGTCCTTGAAGAAGTATTAACGTTCGCTGTGGTAGTCCCATCAATGATGACGTTCTTCAACTTATGGGCAACAACAAAAGGAGCTAAAATCAATCTTAACTTAATAAGTGTTTGGATATCAATAGCTTTTGCAGGATCTATAGCTGCAGGAGTAACTGGAATAGCCAACGGAGATCTGAGTTTTGATTCTATAATACATGATAGTATGTGGGTAGTAGGACACTTCCATGCTATGATATTCTTCTCAATTGTTCCAGCAGGATTCGCGACACTATATTACATGGTACCAGCATTAACAGGAAGACAATGGTATTCCAATAAGCTAGGATGGATTCACATGGTTGGATATGTGATAGGAACAGTAATGATAGTAGTAGGTTTTGACGACTTAGGTTTAGAAGGACTAATGAGAAAGGCTGAAATATTCCCATTAATACCTGCATATATAACTCCTGAAATATTAGCTAGTGCTGGCGCTTTTATAGCAGATACTGCTACATTATTATGGTTAGGTAATCTAGTGCTAACATTATTAAAAGAAGAACTGGAAATTTTGAGAATATGA
- a CDS encoding NAD(P)/FAD-dependent oxidoreductase translates to MNDKEKLEIYDVIIIGAGIAGLSAALYSARQKLNTLVISKDLGGQLNLTQLIENYPAISADTGIGLASKVESQAKKFGAKFIYGEEVSAIEKKDSLFIVRGIKDEYFAKSVILAFGKSPRELKVPGENELKGKGVSYCAICDAAFFKDVPAAVVGEGDPGLEAIDLLGKYAKPAYYISRSLQLAGEPDLVNSVMNNKNIIPLLGYTVEAIEGNSKVEGIKIRNIKTNEEKEIKVEGIIIEMGYLLNTTFLKGLVKLNEKGEVIIDDLAKTSMDGIFAAGDITQIPYKQAVVAAADGVKAALSAYNYIRSLQGLPPVTVDWKAEKKKTVISFRL, encoded by the coding sequence ATGAATGATAAAGAAAAACTAGAAATATACGATGTTATAATAATTGGTGCAGGGATAGCAGGGTTAAGCGCAGCACTTTATTCCGCTAGACAGAAACTGAACACGCTAGTAATATCAAAAGATCTAGGAGGGCAATTAAATTTGACCCAATTAATTGAAAATTATCCAGCAATATCTGCAGATACTGGAATAGGCCTAGCGTCTAAAGTTGAATCTCAAGCCAAAAAATTTGGTGCAAAATTTATTTATGGTGAGGAAGTTTCAGCAATAGAAAAGAAAGACAGTTTATTTATAGTTAGAGGTATAAAAGACGAATACTTTGCAAAATCTGTAATATTAGCGTTTGGAAAATCACCTAGGGAACTTAAAGTTCCAGGAGAAAATGAATTAAAAGGAAAAGGGGTTTCATATTGTGCAATATGCGATGCGGCATTCTTTAAAGATGTCCCTGCTGCTGTAGTAGGAGAAGGAGATCCAGGTTTAGAAGCTATAGATTTGCTAGGTAAATATGCAAAACCTGCTTATTATATATCTAGAAGTTTACAATTAGCAGGAGAGCCAGATCTTGTAAACAGTGTAATGAACAATAAGAATATTATCCCATTATTAGGATACACTGTCGAAGCTATTGAAGGAAATTCTAAAGTAGAAGGCATCAAAATACGAAATATAAAAACTAATGAAGAAAAAGAAATTAAAGTAGAAGGCATAATAATAGAAATGGGATATTTACTCAATACAACATTCCTTAAAGGTTTAGTAAAACTCAATGAAAAGGGAGAGGTTATAATAGATGATTTAGCAAAAACATCTATGGATGGCATATTTGCAGCAGGAGACATAACTCAAATACCTTACAAACAAGCCGTAGTAGCAGCAGCAGATGGTGTAAAAGCAGCGTTATCTGCGTATAATTATATTAGAAGTTTACAAGGATTACCGCCTGTAACAGTGGACTGGAAAGCTGAAAAAAAGAAAACTGTTATATCATTTAGATTATAA
- a CDS encoding Trm112 family protein, producing the protein MKYRLMDILACPMCKHFPMQLFVFDEKNVDRSTDEKKPLCELYCAYKNAYIKDISEPPCDECYKKEIVEGLLYCPSCKRWYPIMDEIPRMLPDKLRKKEDDIKFLEKYKQKIPKEITENGLPVNLGS; encoded by the coding sequence TTGAAATATAGGTTAATGGATATATTGGCTTGCCCTATGTGTAAACATTTTCCAATGCAACTTTTTGTGTTTGATGAAAAAAATGTTGATAGATCTACTGACGAGAAAAAACCACTATGTGAGCTATACTGTGCATATAAAAACGCTTATATCAAGGATATTTCAGAACCCCCTTGTGACGAGTGTTATAAGAAAGAAATAGTGGAAGGATTGCTTTATTGTCCTTCGTGTAAGAGATGGTATCCAATTATGGACGAGATACCTAGGATGCTTCCAGATAAACTAAGGAAAAAGGAAGACGATATAAAATTCCTGGAGAAATATAAGCAGAAGATTCCTAAAGAGATTACTGAGAATGGACTTCCAGTAAATTTAGGGAGTTAA
- the glmM gene encoding phosphoglucosamine mutase, translating to MGKLFGTDGIRGTINNELTPELALKIGKAVGTFFGKGSTILIGRDARAGGDMFMRAVESGLLSTGIKVYEGGFAPTPTLQYAVKTLNYDAGVIITASHNPAQYNGIKVIDRDGVEISRDKENIIEDIYFNDKFSTADWTYLTYDIKRDDRIIDTYVNGVLSHVDVDKIRKKNFKVLIDGANSVGSITSPIVARELGCKIYTTNTNLDPLFPARMPEPTMDSLKETAKIAKDLSVDLAIAHDGDADRVIFIDSEGRVQWGDRSGTLLSYWVSTKESEFPRRIFTAVSSSVLVQEFLSKYNISVKWTKVGSVDIAHYLMEEKGLAGFEENGGFIFPEHQYVRDGAMSFALMLEYLANENVSSAELFDRLPKYYPIKTKVSIKTTTNVQKIYDELKRIYGNKGEIITVDGVKIIGNDFWFLVRKSGTEPIIRIMVESKDEKEATSLANDLIKLVGSLA from the coding sequence ATGGGAAAGCTTTTCGGAACAGATGGAATTAGAGGAACTATAAATAACGAGTTAACTCCAGAATTAGCTTTAAAAATAGGTAAGGCAGTTGGTACATTCTTTGGGAAAGGCTCTACAATATTAATAGGCAGGGATGCAAGGGCTGGCGGAGATATGTTTATGAGGGCTGTTGAAAGTGGACTTTTAAGTACTGGTATAAAGGTTTATGAAGGAGGATTCGCACCTACTCCAACATTACAATATGCTGTAAAGACACTTAACTATGATGCAGGTGTTATAATAACTGCTAGTCATAATCCAGCACAATATAATGGTATAAAGGTTATAGATAGAGACGGAGTGGAAATATCTAGAGATAAAGAAAATATTATAGAAGATATATATTTTAATGATAAGTTTTCCACAGCTGATTGGACATACCTAACTTATGATATCAAGCGAGATGATAGAATTATAGATACATATGTTAATGGTGTTTTATCTCATGTTGACGTAGATAAGATTAGGAAAAAGAATTTTAAAGTTTTGATAGACGGTGCTAATAGTGTAGGTTCTATAACTTCTCCCATAGTTGCTAGAGAATTAGGATGCAAAATTTATACTACTAATACTAATCTGGATCCCTTGTTTCCTGCTAGGATGCCAGAACCAACAATGGATAGTTTAAAAGAAACAGCCAAAATAGCTAAAGACCTAAGTGTAGATTTAGCTATAGCCCATGACGGCGATGCTGATAGAGTTATTTTTATAGACTCTGAAGGTAGAGTACAATGGGGAGACAGAAGTGGAACTCTTTTATCGTATTGGGTATCTACCAAAGAATCAGAGTTTCCTAGAAGAATATTTACTGCAGTCTCTAGTTCAGTTCTAGTTCAAGAGTTCTTATCAAAGTATAATATAAGTGTAAAATGGACAAAGGTAGGAAGCGTAGATATAGCACATTATTTAATGGAAGAAAAAGGATTAGCAGGTTTTGAGGAAAATGGTGGTTTTATCTTTCCTGAGCATCAATATGTGAGGGATGGTGCAATGTCTTTTGCGCTAATGTTAGAGTATTTAGCTAATGAAAATGTAAGTTCTGCAGAACTTTTTGATAGATTGCCTAAATATTATCCAATAAAGACTAAAGTAAGTATAAAGACTACCACAAATGTTCAAAAAATCTACGACGAATTAAAAAGAATATATGGAAATAAAGGAGAAATAATAACAGTAGACGGTGTAAAAATAATAGGAAATGATTTTTGGTTTCTAGTAAGAAAAAGTGGTACTGAACCAATAATCAGAATTATGGTAGAATCTAAGGACGAAAAAGAGGCAACTTCATTAGCTAATGATTTAATAAAACTTGTAGGTAGTCTAGCTTGA
- a CDS encoding DUF460 domain-containing protein produces the protein MGKILGIDIEPKNSPLSLSQTKYSIVVIDDKGNIVEKMDNCPLSRIIRLAWEQEISVIATDNIYELGSNDREIIKAISLLPDNVEVVQVTYVDGEFKDIRDVAKNYGIDIQGKPNSTKTAYLAAILALKGAGTKIKLIENKTKIVISRGRHLGPGGMSSNRYKRHIRGLLLRVFKQVKESLDKNNIDYDVIVKRTKSGIENATFIVYAPRESLFGIVKKMKGHDLNLEIRPVYKTKIEFGDKKTSNLKPLIVGIDPGLEVGISAIDLYGNPVLLTSRRSIDREDIITLLREKGSPVLLATDVNPLPDAVKKLSAALKAKVYIPEKSLSVDEKQQLLNEYCDRFSLNISDPHIRDSLGAALKAYKDLEKKLRQSDSVIRRFEIDINEDKVFKCIMDGNTIAECIEREIENKLESKTETKLSYVRNQNAVDDNVYKHYEYENSLLKHEINRLRSLTRQLFKEKAELEKRIEEIKLDYRSEVQRDRKIYELNNILEQKSKIIEKLQNENSKLNIKNEKLNMLIYDILRDKVKIINNNSPLITVKNGKLFVFDEEINDDIVLYIDSDFAIVDPSLLNDIYILNKEKEIERTINIDGIKKIIENYRNIRSKEHNFSV, from the coding sequence TGGTAATAGATGATAAGGGAAATATAGTTGAAAAAATGGATAATTGCCCGTTAAGTAGAATAATAAGACTAGCATGGGAACAAGAAATTTCTGTAATAGCAACAGATAATATTTATGAATTAGGCAGTAATGATAGGGAAATTATCAAAGCTATAAGTTTACTTCCAGATAATGTAGAAGTAGTGCAAGTAACCTATGTAGATGGAGAATTTAAAGATATAAGAGACGTAGCAAAAAATTATGGAATAGATATACAAGGAAAGCCTAATTCTACAAAAACAGCTTATCTAGCAGCAATTCTAGCTCTTAAAGGAGCCGGGACTAAAATAAAATTAATCGAAAATAAAACTAAAATCGTTATATCAAGAGGAAGGCATCTAGGTCCTGGAGGGATGAGTTCTAACAGATATAAGAGACATATTAGAGGACTGCTCTTAAGAGTATTTAAACAAGTTAAGGAGTCATTAGATAAAAACAATATTGATTATGATGTAATAGTTAAGAGAACTAAATCTGGAATTGAAAATGCTACATTCATAGTTTATGCACCACGAGAAAGTCTTTTTGGAATTGTTAAGAAAATGAAGGGACATGATCTTAATTTAGAAATAAGGCCAGTATATAAGACAAAAATAGAATTCGGAGATAAAAAAACTAGTAATCTAAAGCCTTTAATAGTAGGGATTGACCCAGGGTTAGAAGTAGGGATTTCTGCCATAGATCTATATGGAAACCCTGTTTTATTAACTAGTAGACGTAGTATAGATAGAGAAGATATAATTACATTACTACGAGAAAAAGGTTCACCAGTACTTTTAGCTACAGACGTCAATCCTTTACCAGACGCAGTGAAAAAACTTTCAGCTGCACTAAAAGCTAAAGTCTATATTCCAGAAAAATCTCTCAGTGTAGATGAAAAACAACAATTACTTAATGAATATTGTGATAGATTTAGTCTTAATATTAGCGATCCTCATATAAGAGACTCCTTAGGAGCAGCATTAAAGGCATATAAAGATCTAGAAAAGAAACTACGACAAAGCGATAGTGTGATAAGAAGATTTGAGATAGATATAAACGAAGATAAGGTTTTTAAGTGTATAATGGATGGAAATACAATAGCAGAATGTATAGAAAGGGAAATAGAAAATAAGTTAGAAAGTAAAACCGAGACAAAATTATCTTATGTTAGAAATCAAAATGCCGTAGATGATAATGTATATAAACACTACGAATATGAAAATAGTTTACTTAAACATGAGATAAACAGATTACGATCTCTAACTAGACAATTGTTTAAAGAAAAAGCTGAATTGGAAAAAAGAATAGAAGAAATAAAATTGGATTACAGATCAGAAGTGCAACGAGATAGGAAAATATATGAATTAAATAATATTTTGGAACAAAAAAGCAAAATTATTGAGAAATTACAAAATGAAAATTCAAAATTAAATATTAAAAATGAAAAATTAAATATGCTTATATATGATATCCTTAGAGACAAAGTAAAGATAATAAATAATAACTCTCCTTTAATTACAGTTAAAAATGGAAAATTATTCGTTTTTGATGAGGAAATCAATGATGATATAGTATTGTACATAGACAGCGATTTTGCAATAGTAGATCCTTCTTTATTAAACGATATTTATATATTAAACAAAGAAAAAGAAATAGAACGAACAATAAATATAGATGGAATTAAAAAAATAATTGAGAACTATAGAAATATTAGGTCAAAAGAGCATAACTTTTCCGTCTAA
- a CDS encoding orotidine 5'-phosphate decarboxylase / HUMPS family protein codes for MRNSLLNKLRERKNLQVALDFININDAIKVAKQAIEGGAEIIEDGTPLIKSAGIQGLLKLDEIANEKILLADTKTADAGDIEVEIAKRGNAKIMTVLGIMDDSTIESAVNKAKELDILVQADLINVKDTIQRAKELHDIGVDIIGFHVGLDVQKKRNITVASLKEEIKEISKFTIVSVAGGLNASNIKDLLDIPINIYVVGGAITRSNNPYEATKEIVNVINTSYK; via the coding sequence ATTAGAAATTCTCTCTTAAATAAGCTAAGAGAAAGGAAAAATTTACAAGTTGCTTTAGATTTCATTAACATAAACGACGCAATTAAAGTAGCAAAGCAAGCTATAGAGGGAGGTGCAGAAATTATTGAAGATGGAACACCTTTAATAAAATCCGCAGGTATTCAAGGTCTATTAAAGCTAGATGAAATAGCTAATGAAAAAATATTACTAGCAGATACTAAAACTGCAGATGCAGGCGATATAGAAGTAGAAATAGCTAAGAGAGGTAATGCGAAAATAATGACAGTATTAGGAATAATGGACGATTCTACTATAGAGTCTGCAGTAAATAAAGCTAAAGAATTAGATATACTTGTTCAGGCCGATCTAATAAACGTTAAGGATACAATACAAAGAGCAAAAGAATTACATGATATAGGGGTTGACATAATAGGATTTCATGTCGGGCTAGATGTTCAAAAGAAAAGAAACATAACCGTAGCCTCCTTAAAGGAAGAAATAAAAGAAATATCTAAATTCACAATAGTATCTGTTGCAGGTGGATTAAACGCTAGCAATATTAAAGATTTACTAGATATACCTATTAATATTTACGTAGTAGGAGGCGCGATAACTAGAAGTAATAATCCTTATGAGGCTACAAAAGAAATAGTTAACGTAATAAATACCAGTTACAAATAA
- a CDS encoding ArsR/SmtB family transcription factor: MEINVDDPEEILKIAEALSSITRINILKILNESPKSITELSEELKMTKGNISNQVALLENAGLVDIEYQNGVKGIKKIIKTKYNRIIISLDISSSPKEANK; the protein is encoded by the coding sequence ATGGAAATAAATGTAGATGATCCAGAAGAGATACTTAAAATAGCCGAAGCATTATCTTCTATAACGAGAATAAATATTTTAAAAATTCTTAATGAATCGCCTAAAAGTATTACAGAACTTAGTGAAGAACTAAAAATGACAAAAGGCAATATTAGTAATCAAGTAGCTTTATTGGAAAATGCTGGGCTGGTTGATATAGAGTATCAGAATGGTGTAAAAGGAATAAAAAAGATTATTAAAACAAAATATAATAGAATAATTATAAGCTTAGATATTAGCAGCAGCCCTAAGGAAGCCAACAAATAA
- a CDS encoding DUF2153 domain-containing protein: MENSFISNLDEWIKMQKNLLATLKDMQKQDQAMDRLDLILASRVAFQHMMRTIKAFDQWLQDPMVIKHMPKEMLEDVKRTSWGILEQLLELDIRHTSEARDLITKLGKEGKLDPLIWSRPLLEEQQNQGRRGTFTTM, translated from the coding sequence TTGGAAAACTCATTCATATCTAATCTAGACGAATGGATAAAGATGCAAAAGAATTTGCTAGCAACTCTCAAGGATATGCAGAAACAAGATCAAGCAATGGACAGATTAGATTTAATATTAGCGTCTAGAGTAGCATTCCAACATATGATGAGAACGATAAAAGCTTTTGATCAGTGGCTTCAAGATCCTATGGTAATAAAGCATATGCCAAAAGAAATGTTAGAAGATGTTAAGAGGACCAGCTGGGGAATTTTAGAACAGTTATTAGAACTTGACATAAGACATACATCAGAGGCTAGGGATTTAATAACAAAACTTGGTAAAGAAGGAAAATTAGACCCGCTAATATGGAGCAGACCATTACTAGAAGAACAACAAAACCAAGGTAGGAGAGGAACATTTACAACTATGTAA
- a CDS encoding CTP synthase → MRKYVIVTGGVLSSVGKGTAAASLGLLLKSMGYRVTVVKVDPYINVDAGTMNPYMHGEVFVTDDGAETDLDLGHYERFLDINMNKYNNVTAGKVYFNVIKKEREGKYLGQTVQIIPHVTDEIKSMIRKAGELDNADIVIVEIGGTVGDIESLPFLEAVRQLHLEEEEHNVVFVHVALVEYLNVTGELKTKPLQHSVQELRRIGIQPDIIIARSIVKLDEDTKKKIALFTNVRADYIFSSYDVPTSYEVPIILNEQGITHKLTQKLDLKDTIPDISNWKSFIESLKDGSKEVNVALVGKYTKLKDSYLSIKEAVLHAAAFLGLKVNIVWIESTDLENIVNLNDKFKKIDGIIVLPGFGARGVEGKINAIHYARVNNVPYLGICYGLQLAVVEFARNVLNLKNANTTEVDPSTPYPVITLLDDQKRVTQFGGTMRLGSQKVILKEGTTVYSLYGKTEIFERHRHRYEVNPEYVDKLQSAGLTISGVSENGLVEVIELKDHKFFVATQAHPEFKSRPLNPAPLFVGFLRAAANI, encoded by the coding sequence ATGCGTAAGTATGTCATAGTAACAGGTGGAGTACTTTCAAGTGTAGGTAAAGGTACTGCTGCAGCTTCGTTGGGCTTACTTCTTAAAAGCATGGGTTATAGAGTCACAGTAGTTAAGGTAGATCCATATATTAATGTTGATGCAGGTACGATGAATCCATACATGCATGGAGAAGTTTTTGTTACAGACGATGGAGCCGAAACTGATCTAGATTTAGGACATTATGAGCGATTTCTAGATATTAATATGAATAAATATAATAATGTAACTGCAGGTAAAGTATATTTTAATGTAATAAAAAAGGAAAGGGAAGGTAAGTATTTAGGTCAAACAGTTCAGATAATACCTCATGTAACAGATGAAATAAAATCTATGATAAGGAAAGCTGGAGAGTTAGATAACGCAGATATTGTGATAGTAGAAATAGGAGGTACAGTAGGTGATATAGAGAGTTTGCCATTTTTGGAAGCTGTTAGACAATTACATTTAGAGGAGGAAGAGCATAACGTAGTTTTTGTACATGTGGCCTTAGTAGAGTATTTAAACGTAACTGGCGAATTAAAAACTAAACCGTTACAGCATAGTGTTCAAGAACTAAGAAGAATAGGTATTCAACCAGATATAATAATAGCTAGATCTATAGTGAAATTAGACGAAGATACTAAGAAAAAAATAGCGTTATTTACTAATGTAAGGGCAGATTATATATTTTCAAGCTATGATGTACCTACTTCATACGAAGTTCCTATAATACTAAATGAGCAAGGAATTACTCATAAATTAACACAAAAATTAGATCTAAAGGATACTATACCAGATATTTCGAACTGGAAATCATTTATTGAATCTCTTAAAGACGGTTCAAAAGAAGTAAACGTCGCATTGGTAGGTAAATATACTAAATTAAAAGATAGTTATCTGAGTATAAAAGAAGCAGTTCTTCATGCAGCAGCTTTTTTAGGTCTTAAAGTTAATATTGTTTGGATAGAATCTACTGATTTAGAAAATATAGTAAATCTTAATGATAAATTTAAAAAAATAGACGGAATAATTGTTTTGCCAGGATTTGGTGCTAGAGGTGTTGAAGGTAAAATAAATGCTATTCATTATGCTAGAGTTAATAATGTACCGTATTTGGGCATCTGCTATGGATTACAACTTGCGGTTGTTGAATTTGCAAGAAATGTACTTAATCTAAAGAATGCGAATACTACAGAAGTTGATCCCTCTACTCCCTATCCAGTTATAACACTTTTAGATGATCAGAAAAGAGTAACGCAGTTTGGGGGAACTATGAGATTAGGTTCGCAAAAAGTAATACTAAAGGAAGGTACTACGGTTTATTCATTATATGGGAAAACAGAGATTTTTGAGAGACATAGACATAGGTATGAAGTAAATCCAGAATATGTAGATAAACTTCAATCTGCAGGATTGACAATTTCAGGAGTTAGCGAAAATGGTCTAGTTGAAGTAATAGAACTTAAGGATCATAAATTCTTTGTAGCAACCCAAGCACATCCAGAATTCAAGAGTAGACCTCTTAATCCTGCACCATTATTTGTTGGCTTCCTTAGGGCTGCTGCTAATATCTAA